GTGATCGGCGACGCCATGGTGCAGATCCTGGAGTTCACCGGCGAGAAGGTGGTCCGGCGGCACCACATCGGCGACTGGGGCACCCAGTTCGGCATGCTCATCCAGTATCTGATCGAGCACCCGCACGAGCTGGACCACGAGGACGAGGCCGCCGTCTCCGGCGAAGAAGCCATGTCCAACCTCAACCGCCTCTACAAGGCGTCGCGGGCTCTGTTCGACTCCGACGAGGAGTTCAAGGAGCGGGCCAGGCGCCGGGTGGTGGAGCTCCAGTCCGGCGACCGGCAGACACTCGCCCTCTGGCAGAAGTTCGTGGACGAGTCGAAGATCTACTTCTACTCGGTCTTCGACAAGCTCGACATGGACATCCGCGACCCCGATGTCGTCGGCGAGTCCGGCTACAACGACATGCTGGCCGAGACCTGCCGGATCCTCGAGGAGTCGGGGGTCGCCGTGCGCTCCGAAGGCGCGCTGTGCGTGTTCTTCGACGATGTGAAAGGACCGGACGGCAATCCGGTGCCGCTGATCGTCCAGAAGTCGAACGGCGGTTACGGCTACGCGGCCACGGACCTGTCCGCGATCCGCGACCGGGTGCAGAACCTCGGCGCCGACTCCCTGCTGTACGTGGTGGACGCCCGGCAGTCGCTGCACTTCAAGATGGTCTTCGAGACCGCCCGCAGGGCCGGCTGGCTGAACGACGAGGTCAAGGCCGTCCAGCTGGCCTTCGGCACGGTCCTCGGCAAGGACGGCAAGCCGTTCAAGACCCGCGAGGGCGAGACGGTGCGGCTGGTCGACCTGCTGGACGAGGCGATCGACCGGGCCACCTCCGTGGTGCGCGAGAAGGCCGGCAAGGTCGGCCTGAGCGAGCGGGAGATCGTGGAGAACGGCGCGCAGGTCGGCATCGGCGCGGTGAAGTACGCCGACCTGTCGACCTCGGCGGTGCGGGACTACAAGTTCGACCTGGATCAGATGGTGTCGCTCAACGGCGACACATCCGTCTACCTCCAGTACGCGTACGCCCGAATCCGGTCGATCCTGCGCAAGGCGGGCGACGCGAAGCCCGCCGCGCACCCGGAGCTGGAGCTCGCCCCGGCCGAGCGCGCACTCGGGCTGCACCTGGACCAGTTCGGCGAAGTGCTCGCCGAGGTGGCCACCTCGTACGAACCGCACAAACTGGCCGCGTACCTCTACCAGCTGGCCACCCACCTGACGACCTTCTACGACCAGTGCCAGGTCATCAGCGCGGACAACACGGTGGAGGTCTTCGAGAACCGGTTGTTCCTGATCGACCTGACCGCCCGCACGCTGCACCAGGGCATGGCGCTGCTGGGCATCCGGACCCCCGAGCGCCTCTGACGCGGCGGCGCCGGTCGGACACACGACACAGGGCGGCCCCCGGCAATCGAGTATCGCCGGGGGCCGCCCTGTGTCCGGCACCTGTCCGGTCGCCGATCGGTCACCTCACCTCAGGGGGTGCGCGGAGCGACCCGTGGCCTCCTCTATCTCGTCATGCGCCTTGTCCAGCAACTGGCTCGCGATGTCCTTCAGCGCCCGGCCGCCCGCGATCTCCTCGCCGACTCTGAGCTGTCCCGGGTCGGAGGGGTGACGGTTGGCGTTGCCATGGCCCCGCACCTCCGTACCGTCGGCGAGGCGGAGCATCGCGGCGGCCTTCGTCTTGTCGCCGTCCTCACGGAATTCCATCTCGACATGCCATCCGGTGAGCGTCTCCATGAGAGATCACCTCCAGCGGTATCACTCACCACCAGTTCCCAGAGTGCGCCGTCCGGCCGATGATCACCACGTCACTGGGCGACCCACTCCTTCTTGTCGGGCCAGTAGTCGTACACCTTGCGCGCCCCGATCGCACGGGGTGCTGAAGGGTTTGCCGCCCCTGCCTTGATGATCACCGTGTCCTTCTCGTCGCCCCTGGTCCAGCCGAGCGCCCTCAAACGTCGGGCGTCGGGCATCAGATGCCCGACGCCGGACACGGTCGAGAGATGTCAGTCGCGGTCGAGCTTCTGTGCGACCTCCGTCGCCCAGTACGTCAGGATCATCTGCGCACCCGCCCGCCTGATCCCCGTCAGGGCCTCCAGGATCGCCTTGTCGCGGTCGATCCAGCCCTTCTCGGCCGCCGCCTCGACCATGGCGTACTCACCGGAGATCTGGTACGCGGCCACCGGCACGTCCACCGCGTCCGCCACCCGTGCCAGCACATCCAGATACGGCCCCGCGGGCTTGACCATCACCATGTCGGCGCCCTCCTCAAGGTCGAGGGCCAGCTCGCGCAGGGACTCGCGCAGATTCGCCGGGTCCTGCTGGTAGGTCTTGCGGTCGCCCGTCAGGGAGGACCCGACGGCCTCGCGGAACGGCCCGTAGAAGGCCGAGGAGTACTTGACGGTGTAGGCGAGGATCGAGACGTCCTCCTTGCCGATGGTGTCCAGGGCATCCCGGACTACACCGACCTGACCGTCCATCATCCCGCTGGGGCCCACCACGTGGACGCCTGCATCCGCCTGGACCTGCGCCATCTCGGCATACCGCTCCAGTGTGGCGTCGTTGTCCACCCGGCCATCGGCGTCCAGCACACCGCAGTGGCCGTGGTCGGTGTACTCGTCCAGACACAGGTCCGACATGATCACGAGCTCGTCGCCGACCTCGTCCTTCACGGCTCGGATGGCGGTCTGGAGGATGCCGTCCGGGTCGGTGCCCGCGGTCCCCGCCGCGTCCTTCTTGGCGTCCTCAGGCACACCGAACAGCATGATCCCGGAGACACCGGCTTCCCGAGCCTCGACGGCGGCCTTACGCAGCGTGTCCAGCGAGTGCTGGACCACTCCGGGCATCGCAGCGATGGGCACCGGCGCGCTCACCCCCTCCCGGACGAACGCGGGAAGGATGAGGTCCGCCGGATGGAGCCGGGTCTCGGCGACCATGCGGCGCATCGCGGGGCTGGTACGCAGCCGTCGCGGCCGCGCGCCGGGAAAGGATCCGTACACAGTCATACGGCCCACGTTACGCCCGTCCTGTGCGCGCACTTACCGACAGTGCGCCGGTGCACCCGCGGCCCCACCGCCTTCACGACGCCACGGACGACGACGCGCACGAGTGCCCATACGCACGGACACATGCGCGGACGTGCACAAGGACCCACACGGCGCCGTATATGACGAAGAGGCCACGGGGGCATGCCCGTGGCCCCTCACACGCCACTCAGCTCACGTCGTACGCCGCCGCCGCGCACCCGGCCGCCGCTCGCTCGGCCGGGTCACCGGGTCGCCCGCCTCGAGAGCGGCCTCCCGGCGCTGTGCGCCGAACTGCGCCAGCGCCTCAGCCAGCTTGTGCACCGAAGGCTCGGGCGACAGCACGTCCACCCGCAGCCCGTGCTCCTCCGCGGTCTTGGCGGTTGCGGGGCCGATACAGGCGATCACGGTGACGTTGTGCGGCTTCCCGGCGATGCCCACCAGGTTGCGCACCGTCGACGACGACGTGAAGAGCACGGCGTCGAAACCGCCGCCCTTGATCGCCTCACGGGTGTCCGCCGGTGGCGGCGAAGCCCGCACCGTGCGGTAGGCCGTGACGTCGTCGACCTCCCACCCGAGCTCGATCAGACCGGCGACCAGGGTCTCCGTGGCGATGTCGGCCCGCGGCAGGAACACCCGGTCGATCGGGTCGAAGACCGGGTCGTACGGCGGCCAGTCCTCCAGCAGTCCGGCCGCCGACTGCTCACCGCTGGGCACCAGGTCCGGCTTGACGCCGAAGTCGATCAGCGCGTGCGCGGTCTGCTCGCCCACCGCGGCGACCTTGATCCCCGCGAAGGCGCGGGCGTCGAGCCCGTACTCCTCGAACTTCTCGCGCACCGCCTTGACCGCGTTGACGCTGGTGAAGGCGATCCACTCATAGCGACCGGTCACCAGGCCCTTGACCGCTCGCTCCATCTGCTGGGGCGTGCGCGGCGGCTCGACGGCGATCGTCGGCACCTCGTGCGGCACAGCGCCGTATGAGCGCAGCTGGTCGGAAAGCGAGGCCGCCTGCTCCTTGGTCCGCGGTACGAGCACCCGCCAGCCGAACAGCGGCTTGGACTCGAACCACGCGAGCTGCTCACGCCGGGCCGGGGCACTGCGCTCGCCGACCACGGCTATGACCGGCCGGTGCCCCTCGGGCGACGGGAGCACCTTCCCCTGCTTGAACACCTGGGCGATGGTCCCGAGCGTCGCCGTCCACGTCCGCTGCCGCGTGGTCGTACCGGCCACGGTCACCGTCAGCGGGGTGTCGGGCTTGCGCCCGGCCGCGACCAGCTCGCCTGCCGCGGCGGCCACCGCGTCCAGCGAGGTGGACACCACGACGGTGCCGTCCGAGGCGCCGACCTCGGTCCAGCAGCGCTCGTCGGCCGTTCGCGCGTCGATGAAGCGCACATCGGTGCCCTGGCCGTCGCGCAGTGGCACACCCGCATAGGCGGGCACACCCACGGCGGTGGCGACACCGGGGACGACCTCGAACGGGATGCCCGCGGCTGCGCAGGCGAGCATCTCCTGGCCTGCGTTTCCGTCGAGCCCGGGGTCACCGCCCACCGCACGCACGACCCGCTTGCCGCCCCGTGCGGCCTCCATGACAAGATTGGCCGCATCCCTCAACACAGGGACATCAGCGGTTGTTGACGCCTCGTCAAGAACCGTCAGCTCCGGCGTGCTCACGCCTGCCCGCGCATGGCCGCGAACGACCTCCAGGACATCGGGCTCGGCGATCAGTACGTCCGCGCCCGCCAGCGCCTCGACGGCGCGCAGCGTCAGCAGCCCCGGATCGCCGGGACCGGCGCCGAGGAAGGTGACATGGCCCCGTGCGGAGAACGCCGAAAAGGCGGATGTGGCAGTAGTGGTGGGGCTCAAAGTGCTCGCTCCCCCATAAGACCGGCCGCACCCTTGGCAAGCATCTCGTCCGCGAGTTCGCGGCCGATGGCCACGGCTGCGTCATGCGACATGGGTACGGGACCGGTGGTGGACAGCTGCACCAGCGTCGAGCCGTCGGTGGTACCGACGACTCCGCGCAGGCGCAGTTCATGAACATCCTGTGCGTCGGCCGACAGGTCGGCGAGTGCACCCACAGGTGCGCTGCAACCGGCCTCCAGGGCGGCGAGCAGGGAACGCTCGGCGGTCACGGCGACCCGGGTGTCCGGGTCGTCGAGTCCGCCCAGCGCGGCGGCCAGGTCGGTGTTGCCCGAAAGGCATTCGACCGCCAGAGCGCCCTGGCCGGGGGCGGGCAGCACGGCGTCGACCGACAGGAAGTCGGTCACCTCGCTGATCCTGCCGATACGGTTCAGCCCGGCCGCGGCAAGCACCACGGCGTCCAGCTCCCCGTTCCGCACGTATCCGATGCGGGTGTCGATGTTCCCCCGGATCGGCACGGTCTCGATCTCCAGCCCGAGCGCCCGTGCGTGAGCGTGCAGCTGGGCCGTCCGCCGCGGCGAGCCGGTGCCGATCCTGGCGCCGTTCGGCAGCCGGTCGAAGGTCAGCCCGTCGCGTGCGATCAGCACATCCCGCGGGTCCTCGCGGAGCGGGATCGCCGCCAGCGTCAGCTCGTCGGGCTGCGCGGTCGGCAGGTCCTTCAGCGAGTGCACCGCGAAGTCCACCTCGCCGGCGAGCAGCGCGTCCCGCAGCGCGGTGACGAACACGCCGGTGCCACCGATCTGCGCGAGGTGCTCACGGGACGTGTCGCCGTACGTGGTGATCTCGACGAGCTCGACGGGTCGGCCGGTCAGCCGGGTCACCGCCTCCGCCACATGCCCGGACTGAGCCATGGCGAGCTTGCTGCGCCTGGTCCCCAGCCTCAGAGCCTTGCCGGCCCTCTCGGCCTTCTCGGTCATACTCGCCCTCGGTTCTTGACGTCGGCGTCGTTCAGGTCGGCCCGGCTGACGGCGGCGACCGTCTCCGGGTCGAGGTCGAAGAGTGTGCGCAGCGCGTCCGCGTACCCGGCGCCGCCGGGCTCGGCCGCGAGCTGCTTGATCCGTACGGTGGGTGCGTGCAGCAGTTTGTCGACCACGCGGCGCACGGTCTGGGCGACCTCGGCACGCTGCCGCTCGTCCAGGTCGGGG
This DNA window, taken from Streptomyces sp. SCSIO 30461, encodes the following:
- the argS gene encoding arginine--tRNA ligase, with the translated sequence MASVPSLASTVQQRLTDALSAALPEAGSVDPLLRRSDRADFQANGILALAKKLKGNPRELATKVVDAIPAGDVLKDIEVSGPGFLNITISDEAIVRTLAARAADDRIGVPFAAGAGTTVIDYAQPNVAKEMHVGHLRSAVIGDAMVQILEFTGEKVVRRHHIGDWGTQFGMLIQYLIEHPHELDHEDEAAVSGEEAMSNLNRLYKASRALFDSDEEFKERARRRVVELQSGDRQTLALWQKFVDESKIYFYSVFDKLDMDIRDPDVVGESGYNDMLAETCRILEESGVAVRSEGALCVFFDDVKGPDGNPVPLIVQKSNGGYGYAATDLSAIRDRVQNLGADSLLYVVDARQSLHFKMVFETARRAGWLNDEVKAVQLAFGTVLGKDGKPFKTREGETVRLVDLLDEAIDRATSVVREKAGKVGLSEREIVENGAQVGIGAVKYADLSTSAVRDYKFDLDQMVSLNGDTSVYLQYAYARIRSILRKAGDAKPAAHPELELAPAERALGLHLDQFGEVLAEVATSYEPHKLAAYLYQLATHLTTFYDQCQVISADNTVEVFENRLFLIDLTARTLHQGMALLGIRTPERL
- the hemC gene encoding hydroxymethylbilane synthase, with product MTEKAERAGKALRLGTRRSKLAMAQSGHVAEAVTRLTGRPVELVEITTYGDTSREHLAQIGGTGVFVTALRDALLAGEVDFAVHSLKDLPTAQPDELTLAAIPLREDPRDVLIARDGLTFDRLPNGARIGTGSPRRTAQLHAHARALGLEIETVPIRGNIDTRIGYVRNGELDAVVLAAAGLNRIGRISEVTDFLSVDAVLPAPGQGALAVECLSGNTDLAAALGGLDDPDTRVAVTAERSLLAALEAGCSAPVGALADLSADAQDVHELRLRGVVGTTDGSTLVQLSTTGPVPMSHDAAVAIGRELADEMLAKGAAGLMGERAL
- a CDS encoding bifunctional uroporphyrinogen-III C-methyltransferase/uroporphyrinogen-III synthase → MSPTTTATSAFSAFSARGHVTFLGAGPGDPGLLTLRAVEALAGADVLIAEPDVLEVVRGHARAGVSTPELTVLDEASTTADVPVLRDAANLVMEAARGGKRVVRAVGGDPGLDGNAGQEMLACAAAGIPFEVVPGVATAVGVPAYAGVPLRDGQGTDVRFIDARTADERCWTEVGASDGTVVVSTSLDAVAAAAGELVAAGRKPDTPLTVTVAGTTTRQRTWTATLGTIAQVFKQGKVLPSPEGHRPVIAVVGERSAPARREQLAWFESKPLFGWRVLVPRTKEQAASLSDQLRSYGAVPHEVPTIAVEPPRTPQQMERAVKGLVTGRYEWIAFTSVNAVKAVREKFEEYGLDARAFAGIKVAAVGEQTAHALIDFGVKPDLVPSGEQSAAGLLEDWPPYDPVFDPIDRVFLPRADIATETLVAGLIELGWEVDDVTAYRTVRASPPPADTREAIKGGGFDAVLFTSSSTVRNLVGIAGKPHNVTVIACIGPATAKTAEEHGLRVDVLSPEPSVHKLAEALAQFGAQRREAALEAGDPVTRPSERRPGARRRRTT
- the hemB gene encoding porphobilinogen synthase produces the protein MTVYGSFPGARPRRLRTSPAMRRMVAETRLHPADLILPAFVREGVSAPVPIAAMPGVVQHSLDTLRKAAVEAREAGVSGIMLFGVPEDAKKDAAGTAGTDPDGILQTAIRAVKDEVGDELVIMSDLCLDEYTDHGHCGVLDADGRVDNDATLERYAEMAQVQADAGVHVVGPSGMMDGQVGVVRDALDTIGKEDVSILAYTVKYSSAFYGPFREAVGSSLTGDRKTYQQDPANLRESLRELALDLEEGADMVMVKPAGPYLDVLARVADAVDVPVAAYQISGEYAMVEAAAEKGWIDRDKAILEALTGIRRAGAQMILTYWATEVAQKLDRD
- a CDS encoding DUF1876 domain-containing protein, whose product is METLTGWHVEMEFREDGDKTKAAAMLRLADGTEVRGHGNANRHPSDPGQLRVGEEIAGGRALKDIASQLLDKAHDEIEEATGRSAHPLR